Part of the Cryptosporangium arvum DSM 44712 genome, GGGGTCAGTCGCCGAAACCGCCGACGTCGCGGTCTACCTCCGTGGCTTGAAGGCGCGGTCGAACCAGAGCTATAAGGCGCTCGCCCGCCAAGTGAAGGTCGGTAGCTCGACGCTGCACCGGTACTGCAGCGGGGAGCAGTTCCCGGCGGACTTCCGGGTGGTCCGGTCGTTCGCCGCAGCCTGCGGCGCGAGCACGAGCGAGCTCCAGCTGCTCGAACAGCTGTGGTCCGCCGATCCACGAAACCCGGCGATCGCGGCCGGACTTCCCCCCTCTCCGGCCGCGACCGCCGCCTCCGACCCCGGATCCGCCCAGTGGGCCGGGCCGACCAAGGCCGAGGAAGAAGAGAGGGCCGGGGAAGAAGAGACGGCCAGGGAAGAAGAGACGGCCGGGGAAGAGAAGACGGCCGAAGCGGCAGCATCGACGGTCACGGGGGCCGCCGATGCTGTCGCGGAGGTTTCCGCGCGGGCCACCCCGGTTCCGCGCCGGTGGTCGGCCCGCCGCGCCTGGTTGGTCGCGGCGGGTTTCGCTGTGGTGGCGGCCGTCATGGTGGCCGCCACGGTGTTCGTGACGCGCTCCGGCGGGGGAGCGGAGCCGCGCGAGTCCGAGCTGCTGTTCTCGTCGGCCTGCCAGGGTCCGGTGAGCATGGGGCAGCACGACACCTGCGTCGAGGAGGTGCAGCGCCTCCTCGCGTCGACCGGCGTGAAGATCGGGGTCGACGGGGACTTCGGGCCGGAGACGTTGCGCCGGGTCACCGCGTTCCAGGTGCTGGCCGGGTTACCGGTGCGCGGTGTCGTCGACGACGCCACCAAGCGGGCGCTCTACGCCGGCCAGGTCTCGATGCGCAGCTGGCCACCGGCCCGAGTGGAGCAACGAATCCGGGAGGTGTTTCCCGAGGAGCCGGATCGCGCCGTCGCGATCGCGAAGTGCCAGTCGCTGCTCGACCCGTTCTGGGTGCTGCCGAACGTCGACACGAGCCGGAACTGGGGTGTCTTCCAGATCTCCGACCGGCGCCTGCGTGAGCTCGACGGCACGCCCCGCCGAGCGTTCGACCCCGAGTGGAACATCTGGGCCGCGCGGGAGCTCTGGCGGACCCGCGGTGGGTTCGCCGGGAACTGGCCGTACTGCGACGAGGCCTACCCGCGCAGCCGGGCGCCTAGCTCTCCACCACCACCGTCGGCTCGTGGTGGACCGGGAAATTGACCGAGCTGGCGATGAAACAGCGGGCGCTCGCGTCGCGGTGCAGGCGGGTGGCCAGCTCGAGCTTGCTCGCGCTGGCGCTGGCCAGCGTCACCTGGGGGCGGAGCGTCACCTCGGTGAAGCGTCCGCCGCCACCGGGTGTCTGGGTCATCGAACCGGTCGGTGCGTCGGTGTAGTCGACGACGACCACGCCGGACTCGACGCACACGTGCAGGTACGACATGAGATGGCAGGCGGAGAGTGCCGCCACGAGCAGTAGTTCGGGGTTCCAGCGGTCGGTTTCACCGCGGAAGGCCGGGTCGGACGATCCGTACAGCGGCGGGCGTCCGTCCGCCACGATCTCGTGTGATCGGTTGTACGCCCGGTAGGTGCTGGTGCCGGTGCCCTGGTTACCCGTCCAGGTCAGTGCCAGCTCGTAGTCGTGAACCGCTACCACCTGCTGCTCTCTCCTCTGCATTCGATTGCGGCGTCCTGGTGAGTGCCACTCCGGCCAACACGATCGCAGTACCGACGACCGTCAGCGGAGTGATTTTTTCGCCGAGCACCAGCCAGCCGAGCACCGCGGCGACAACTGGCAGCAGGTACAGCACCACCGACGCGGCCGGTCCGACGTCCGCTACCT contains:
- a CDS encoding helix-turn-helix domain-containing protein; this translates as MGSVAETADVAVYLRGLKARSNQSYKALARQVKVGSSTLHRYCSGEQFPADFRVVRSFAAACGASTSELQLLEQLWSADPRNPAIAAGLPPSPAATAASDPGSAQWAGPTKAEEEERAGEEETAREEETAGEEKTAEAAASTVTGAADAVAEVSARATPVPRRWSARRAWLVAAGFAVVAAVMVAATVFVTRSGGGAEPRESELLFSSACQGPVSMGQHDTCVEEVQRLLASTGVKIGVDGDFGPETLRRVTAFQVLAGLPVRGVVDDATKRALYAGQVSMRSWPPARVEQRIREVFPEEPDRAVAIAKCQSLLDPFWVLPNVDTSRNWGVFQISDRRLRELDGTPRRAFDPEWNIWAARELWRTRGGFAGNWPYCDEAYPRSRAPSSPPPPSARGGPGN
- a CDS encoding OsmC family protein, with the translated sequence MVAVHDYELALTWTGNQGTGTSTYRAYNRSHEIVADGRPPLYGSSDPAFRGETDRWNPELLLVAALSACHLMSYLHVCVESGVVVVDYTDAPTGSMTQTPGGGGRFTEVTLRPQVTLASASASKLELATRLHRDASARCFIASSVNFPVHHEPTVVVES